A region from the Nocardioides coralli genome encodes:
- a CDS encoding DUF2157 domain-containing protein, translating to MNTDLVHRDDTHVATPAQLAWLRTQLDEWRREGLLADDQASAIWGRYRVSRRFSVARLLLALGGLFVGIGLIWLVAANLDQLSPLTRFGLMVAIWLTLLFSGELLARRAQAGRAPVALVFSLRLAAALAVGAVLFQAAQSLQVAAYEPKLLGFWAVAALLHAYAARSLGPLLVGLGAGVVWLVWEAAWSEPSVMGVILSILLAAVVLLGVAAVHSTRITHFAPAYRELGAALALVGLFVAALPDITTEDFAWTAGLVVAAVAAALAVGAGTALARGTQRLEPVAAVAVAAVGIGLVLWDPDVDTSALDLQDWLHALVSVGVYVVVAVGVAVLGTLRDSWRLTALATAGLVVFTTVQAFAVFAQIIQGAWLFVVLGLVFLGTGFLFDRARRELASALEGDDR from the coding sequence ATGAACACCGACCTCGTCCACCGCGACGACACCCACGTGGCCACCCCGGCCCAGCTGGCGTGGCTGCGAACCCAGCTCGACGAGTGGCGCCGGGAGGGGCTGCTCGCCGACGACCAGGCCTCCGCGATCTGGGGCCGCTACCGCGTCAGCCGGCGGTTCTCGGTGGCCCGGCTGCTGCTCGCGCTCGGCGGTCTCTTCGTCGGGATCGGTCTGATCTGGCTGGTCGCCGCCAACCTCGACCAGCTCTCCCCCCTGACCCGGTTCGGCCTGATGGTCGCCATCTGGCTCACCCTGCTGTTCTCGGGCGAGCTGCTCGCCCGGCGGGCGCAGGCCGGACGGGCGCCGGTCGCGCTGGTCTTCTCGCTCCGGCTGGCGGCGGCGCTCGCGGTCGGAGCGGTCCTCTTCCAGGCGGCGCAGAGCCTCCAGGTGGCGGCGTACGAGCCGAAGCTGCTCGGCTTCTGGGCCGTGGCCGCCCTCCTGCACGCGTACGCCGCCCGGTCGCTCGGCCCGCTGCTGGTCGGCCTGGGCGCCGGCGTGGTGTGGCTGGTCTGGGAGGCCGCGTGGTCCGAACCGAGCGTGATGGGGGTGATCCTGTCCATCCTGCTGGCCGCCGTGGTCCTCCTCGGCGTGGCCGCCGTCCACAGCACCCGGATCACCCACTTCGCGCCGGCGTACCGCGAGCTCGGTGCCGCGCTGGCGCTGGTCGGGCTGTTCGTCGCGGCGCTCCCCGACATCACGACCGAGGACTTCGCCTGGACCGCGGGGCTCGTGGTCGCCGCAGTCGCCGCGGCCCTGGCCGTCGGCGCCGGCACCGCGCTCGCCCGGGGCACGCAGCGGCTCGAGCCCGTGGCGGCCGTCGCCGTCGCCGCGGTCGGCATCGGCCTCGTCCTCTGGGACCCCGACGTCGACACCAGCGCCCTGGACCTCCAGGACTGGCTCCACGCGCTGGTCAGCGTCGGGGTGTACGTCGTCGTCGCGGTCGGCGTCGCCGTCCTCGGGACGCTGCGCGACAGCTGGCGGCTGACGGCGCTCGCCACGGCGGGGCTGGTCGTGTTCACGACCGTGCAGGCCTTCGCGGTCTTCGCGCAGATCATCCAGGGCGCGTGGCTGTTCGTGGTGCTCGGCCTGGTGTTCCTGGGCACCGGGTTCCTCTTCGACCGGGCCCGCCGTGAGCTGGCCTCCGCACTCGAGGGAGACGACCGATGA
- a CDS encoding GDYXXLXY domain-containing protein: MIMSTTRIVALAAAQLALVGGAVAPQLISRTTGEDYRMRVAPVDPIDPFRGAYVTLGYPDLRLGEDRGTRGEDGEVYLTLVEEGGFWVLDERTRTRPEDGPYLTCQDRSWELRCGIESFFAPQDEALRLEEGLADGGVATVRIDDRGVGTVMAVDGE, from the coding sequence ATGATCATGTCGACGACCCGGATCGTGGCCCTGGCGGCCGCCCAGCTCGCCCTGGTGGGTGGGGCGGTCGCACCCCAGCTGATCAGCCGCACCACCGGTGAGGACTACCGCATGCGCGTGGCACCGGTCGACCCGATCGACCCGTTCCGCGGTGCCTACGTGACCCTCGGCTACCCCGACCTCAGGCTGGGCGAGGATCGCGGGACGCGAGGCGAGGACGGCGAGGTCTACCTGACGCTGGTCGAGGAGGGTGGCTTCTGGGTCCTCGACGAGCGGACCCGCACCCGGCCCGAGGACGGCCCCTACCTCACCTGCCAGGACCGGAGCTGGGAGCTGCGCTGCGGCATCGAGTCCTTCTTCGCCCCGCAGGACGAGGCGCTCCGGCTCGAGGAGGGGCTCGCAGATGGCGGCGTCGCCACGGTGCGCATCGACGACCGGGGCGTGGGCACCGTGATGGCGGTCGACGGCGAGTGA
- a CDS encoding pilus assembly protein, whose protein sequence is MKRVVRRAARRGQERGAVALIVAVLAVVLLGMAAMGVDIAHQVAKKQSLRDTMDTAAHAGAYELPDNGAGAAAAAVAMAKANDPTANPVADLWCVVGSVGTPPTVNVAHIPSSCNPGPAPYTAITYPGLVCDDSICAIPCVPAQGDTCNTLRVADSKDVPFAFAPVLGYDEGSTGVVVSTACKGSCGTGAPNPMDVAVVADRTGSMSSADKNSMIAGIKSMFSVMTPAQQYVSLGTIGPARTSAASDPVCRTDPYSGSLSSSGTSWKWMSLPFHNDYQSAPGVVNNNSNLVKAVTCLTRASSTGTHLAAPMKGAARYLLGKDANNLSSLPARSGTPRKVIIFQTDGQPNEKFSGGSTDLNNASYPGDGDGDDACNNLRDVATRAKAQNVLVITVAYNLTTQRCEGSSGPTVTGTLAASASVDPSGAPSDADNACSNVAQRAIENSDGDFFFCAASGDDMASVFVTAITSASGGIKLIQLPS, encoded by the coding sequence GTGAAGCGCGTCGTACGCCGCGCAGCGCGGCGTGGCCAGGAGCGCGGCGCGGTCGCCCTCATCGTCGCCGTGCTGGCCGTGGTGCTGCTCGGCATGGCGGCCATGGGCGTCGACATCGCCCACCAGGTCGCGAAGAAGCAGTCGCTGCGCGACACGATGGACACCGCCGCCCACGCCGGCGCCTACGAGCTGCCCGACAACGGGGCCGGGGCCGCTGCTGCGGCCGTGGCCATGGCCAAGGCCAACGACCCCACGGCGAACCCGGTGGCCGACCTGTGGTGCGTGGTGGGCTCCGTGGGGACGCCCCCGACCGTCAACGTCGCCCACATCCCCTCGTCCTGCAACCCGGGACCTGCGCCCTACACCGCCATCACCTATCCCGGCCTGGTCTGCGACGACTCCATCTGTGCCATCCCCTGCGTCCCCGCCCAGGGCGACACGTGCAACACCCTGCGGGTGGCGGACTCCAAGGACGTGCCGTTCGCCTTCGCGCCGGTGCTCGGCTACGACGAGGGCAGCACGGGCGTCGTCGTGAGCACGGCGTGCAAGGGCTCGTGCGGCACAGGTGCGCCCAACCCGATGGACGTCGCGGTGGTGGCCGACCGCACCGGCTCGATGAGCTCGGCCGACAAGAACTCCATGATCGCCGGCATCAAGAGCATGTTCTCGGTGATGACGCCGGCCCAGCAGTACGTCTCGCTGGGCACGATCGGCCCGGCCCGGACCTCGGCGGCCAGCGATCCTGTCTGCCGCACCGACCCCTACAGCGGGTCGCTGTCCTCCAGCGGGACCAGCTGGAAGTGGATGAGCCTCCCGTTCCACAACGACTACCAGAGCGCCCCCGGCGTGGTGAACAACAACAGCAACCTGGTCAAGGCCGTCACCTGCCTCACCCGCGCCTCGAGCACGGGCACGCACCTCGCCGCGCCGATGAAGGGGGCCGCGCGCTACCTCCTCGGCAAGGACGCCAACAACCTGAGCAGCCTGCCCGCGCGTTCGGGCACGCCGCGGAAGGTCATCATCTTCCAGACCGACGGGCAGCCCAACGAGAAGTTCTCCGGAGGCAGCACCGACCTCAACAACGCGAGCTACCCCGGTGACGGCGACGGCGACGACGCCTGCAACAACCTGCGCGACGTGGCCACCCGGGCCAAGGCGCAGAACGTCCTGGTCATCACGGTCGCCTACAACCTGACCACCCAACGGTGCGAGGGCAGCAGCGGACCGACCGTGACCGGCACCCTCGCGGCTTCCGCGTCGGTCGACCCGAGCGGCGCTCCGAGCGACGCCGACAACGCCTGCAGCAACGTCGCCCAGCGGGCGATCGAGAACAGCGACGGCGACTTCTTCTTCTGTGCCGCCAGCGGCGACGACATGGCGTCGGTGTTCGTCACGGCGATCACCTCTGCGAGCGGCGGCATCAAGCTCATCCAGCTCCCCAGCTGA
- a CDS encoding TadE/TadG family type IV pilus assembly protein yields MRRQARDRGAAAVEFALVVPLLIMLVFGIIDFGYLINRVSVVNNAARDAARVASLNGTEAEVSATATQALNGIPGTSVTVTCRKADGSNCGSYDTDADSGGTAVVTITYVHDMITPVAAIFADSINLSRTAEMRIE; encoded by the coding sequence ATGCGTCGTCAAGCGCGGGACCGGGGAGCCGCCGCCGTCGAGTTCGCCCTCGTCGTGCCGCTGCTGATCATGCTGGTCTTCGGCATCATCGACTTCGGCTACCTGATCAACCGGGTGTCGGTCGTCAACAACGCGGCGCGGGACGCCGCCCGGGTCGCGAGCCTGAACGGCACCGAGGCCGAGGTCTCGGCGACCGCAACCCAGGCGCTGAACGGGATCCCGGGCACGAGCGTCACGGTCACGTGCCGCAAGGCGGACGGCTCGAACTGCGGGAGCTACGACACCGACGCCGACAGCGGGGGCACCGCGGTGGTGACCATCACCTACGTCCACGACATGATCACGCCGGTCGCGGCGATCTTCGCCGACTCGATCAACCTCTCGCGGACCGCCGAGATGAGGATCGAGTGA
- a CDS encoding MoaD/ThiS family protein — protein MSVQVRIPTILRTYTGGESEVSASGTTLAEVLDDLEGSYAGIRGRIVDETGELRRFVNVYVGNDDVRFLDNLATPTPDGTQVSVIPAVAGGC, from the coding sequence ATGAGCGTCCAGGTCCGGATCCCGACCATCCTGCGCACCTACACCGGCGGCGAGTCCGAGGTGAGCGCGAGCGGCACCACCCTCGCCGAGGTGCTCGACGACCTCGAGGGCAGCTATGCCGGCATCCGGGGTCGCATCGTGGACGAGACCGGCGAGCTGCGTCGTTTCGTCAACGTGTACGTCGGGAACGACGACGTCCGCTTCCTCGACAACCTCGCCACACCCACCCCCGACGGCACCCAGGTCTCGGTGATCCCGGCGGTCGCGGGCGGCTGCTGA
- the thrC gene encoding threonine synthase: protein MSLTTRPVADPTTPTREGAFGHARTLSCRECGHQAPLGPHYACPECFGPLEVAYDFPTVTREQIEAGPRNIWRYKALLPVPDDIEQSPNTEPGFTRLLRADNLARELGLTRLWVKDDSTNPTNSFKDRVVACALSAARELHASVFACPSTGNLANAVAAAGARAGIRTVVFIPSNLEHPKQVNSAVYTDRLVAVNGSYDDVNRLASEIAGEEEGWAFVNVNVRPYYAEGSKTLGYEIAEQLGWRLPDQVVIPVASGSQLTKVDKAFRELVELGLVEDKPYRIFGAQATGCSPVSTAFKSGTDAVRPVRPDTIAKSLAIGNPADGVYVLDICRRTGGAVEDVSDDEVREGILLLARTEGIFTETAGGTTVGVLRKLVATGRLDPDLETVVINTGMGLKTLDAVADRVGAAATIEPSYDAFAATGLTG from the coding sequence GTGAGCCTGACGACCCGACCGGTCGCCGACCCCACCACCCCGACCCGGGAGGGCGCCTTCGGCCACGCCCGGACCCTGTCCTGCCGCGAGTGCGGGCACCAGGCGCCGCTCGGCCCCCACTACGCCTGTCCGGAGTGCTTCGGCCCGCTGGAGGTGGCCTACGACTTCCCGACGGTGACGCGCGAGCAGATCGAGGCCGGGCCCCGCAACATCTGGCGCTACAAGGCGCTGCTGCCGGTCCCCGACGACATCGAGCAGAGCCCCAACACCGAGCCCGGCTTCACCCGGCTGCTGCGCGCCGACAACCTCGCCCGGGAGCTCGGCCTGACCCGGCTGTGGGTCAAGGACGACTCGACGAACCCCACCAACTCCTTCAAGGACCGCGTGGTCGCCTGCGCGCTCAGCGCCGCCCGGGAGCTGCACGCCAGCGTCTTCGCCTGTCCCAGCACCGGCAACCTCGCCAACGCCGTGGCCGCCGCCGGGGCCCGCGCCGGCATCCGGACGGTCGTCTTCATCCCCAGCAACCTCGAGCACCCCAAGCAGGTCAACTCCGCCGTCTACACCGACCGCCTGGTGGCGGTGAACGGCAGCTACGACGACGTGAACCGGCTCGCCTCCGAGATCGCCGGCGAGGAGGAGGGGTGGGCGTTCGTCAACGTCAACGTGCGGCCCTACTACGCCGAGGGCTCCAAGACCCTCGGCTACGAGATCGCCGAGCAGCTCGGCTGGCGACTGCCCGACCAGGTCGTCATCCCGGTCGCCTCCGGCTCCCAGCTCACCAAGGTCGACAAGGCGTTCCGCGAGCTGGTCGAGCTGGGTCTGGTCGAGGACAAGCCGTACCGGATCTTCGGTGCCCAGGCGACCGGCTGCTCGCCGGTCAGCACCGCGTTCAAGTCCGGTACGGACGCGGTCCGCCCGGTGCGGCCGGACACGATCGCCAAGAGCCTCGCGATCGGCAACCCCGCCGACGGCGTCTACGTGCTCGACATCTGCCGACGTACCGGCGGTGCGGTCGAGGACGTCAGCGACGACGAGGTCCGCGAGGGGATCCTGCTCCTGGCCCGCACCGAGGGCATCTTCACCGAGACCGCCGGTGGGACGACGGTGGGTGTGCTGCGCAAGCTGGTCGCGACCGGCCGGCTCGACCCCGACCTCGAGACGGTCGTCATCAACACCGGGATGGGCCTGAAGACGCTCGACGCCGTCGCCGACCGGGTCGGGGCGGCGGCCACCATCGAGCCCTCCTACGACGCCTTTGCCGCCACCGGCCTCACCGGCTGA
- the otsB gene encoding trehalose-phosphatase encodes MEFTSPEAEQRYADLGGALAATVVGLDFDGVLSPIVEDPSQAHIHPGAASVLADLAEVVRAIAVITGRPARQALALGDLDNLGAEMGEHGRELFVFGQYGNERWSSTQRRVISPRPPHGLATFQRELPGLLRRADAAEAHVEEKGLAVAVHTRRLPDPAGARERLLPAMRELAEAHGLVVEPGRNVVEVRSSGMTKGHAVETLVGELDAGGFLFAGDDLGDLEAFAAVEKLRAEGMPTLLVCSLSDEESALADRADVVVDGPDGVLDLLRDLTRRATAEISG; translated from the coding sequence GTGGAGTTCACGTCGCCGGAGGCCGAGCAGCGCTACGCCGACCTCGGCGGCGCCCTGGCCGCCACCGTGGTCGGGCTCGACTTCGACGGCGTCCTCTCCCCGATCGTCGAGGACCCGTCCCAGGCCCACATCCACCCCGGTGCGGCGTCCGTGCTGGCCGACCTCGCGGAGGTCGTCCGCGCGATCGCGGTGATCACGGGCCGACCCGCCCGACAGGCGCTGGCGCTGGGTGACCTCGACAACCTCGGCGCCGAGATGGGGGAGCACGGGCGCGAGCTGTTCGTCTTCGGCCAGTACGGCAACGAGCGCTGGTCCTCGACACAGCGTCGGGTGATCTCCCCACGACCGCCGCACGGCCTGGCGACCTTCCAGCGCGAGCTGCCGGGTCTGCTCCGCCGAGCCGACGCCGCCGAGGCGCACGTGGAGGAGAAGGGCCTCGCGGTGGCGGTGCACACCCGGCGGCTCCCCGACCCGGCCGGTGCCCGGGAGCGGCTGCTGCCGGCGATGCGGGAGCTCGCGGAGGCGCACGGTCTCGTGGTCGAGCCGGGGCGCAACGTGGTGGAGGTCCGCTCCTCGGGCATGACCAAGGGTCACGCCGTCGAGACCCTGGTGGGGGAGCTGGACGCGGGCGGCTTCCTCTTCGCCGGTGACGACCTCGGTGACCTCGAGGCCTTCGCCGCGGTCGAGAAGCTGCGCGCGGAGGGCATGCCGACCCTGCTCGTGTGCTCGCTTTCCGATGAGGAGTCGGCGCTGGCCGACCGGGCCGACGTCGTCGTCGACGGTCCCGACGGGGTCCTCGACCTGCTCCGCGACCTGACCCGCCGCGCCACTGCGGAGATCTCCGGGTAA
- a CDS encoding LytR C-terminal domain-containing protein: MTVRPPKSRSQRGVAFPSPVAILSIIAVAMAGVAFVATQGQEPTEREVTPVAQPDAGKASPTPTQQLPSAKPEKIRPQVVRGDVYVEVYNNSGITGLAGRYAGTATEVGWQVVGSDNWYGTVTASTVYYPARLEAAGKLLALDLGIKRVVPAIDSMRLDRLTVVLTGDAA; encoded by the coding sequence GTGACGGTGCGGCCGCCGAAGTCGCGCAGCCAGCGCGGCGTCGCCTTCCCCTCCCCGGTCGCGATCCTCAGCATCATCGCCGTGGCCATGGCCGGCGTCGCCTTCGTCGCGACCCAGGGCCAGGAGCCCACCGAGCGCGAGGTCACGCCTGTCGCCCAGCCCGACGCCGGCAAGGCCTCCCCGACCCCGACCCAGCAGCTGCCCTCGGCCAAGCCCGAGAAGATCCGGCCCCAGGTCGTCCGGGGCGACGTCTACGTCGAGGTCTACAACAACTCCGGGATCACCGGTCTGGCCGGCCGCTACGCCGGTACCGCCACCGAGGTCGGCTGGCAGGTCGTCGGCTCGGACAACTGGTACGGCACCGTCACCGCCTCCACCGTCTACTACCCCGCGCGGCTCGAGGCGGCCGGCAAGCTGCTGGCCCTCGACCTCGGCATCAAGCGCGTCGTACCGGCGATCGACTCGATGCGCCTCGACCGGCTGACCGTCGTGCTGACCGGGGATGCTGCCTGA
- a CDS encoding DUF3263 domain-containing protein → MDAANALHGHEAGGQPGLSDRDREILEFERHWWKYAGAKETAVREKFDMSSTRYYQVLNALIDRPEALEADPLLVRRLRRLRAARQRQRSARRLGFEV, encoded by the coding sequence ATGGACGCCGCGAACGCCCTCCACGGCCACGAGGCCGGAGGCCAGCCGGGCCTGAGCGACCGCGACCGCGAGATCCTCGAGTTCGAGCGGCACTGGTGGAAGTACGCCGGGGCCAAGGAGACCGCGGTCCGCGAGAAGTTCGACATGTCCTCGACCCGCTACTACCAGGTCCTCAACGCCCTCATCGACCGTCCGGAGGCGCTGGAGGCCGACCCGCTGCTCGTCCGCCGGCTGCGCCGGCTCCGCGCCGCACGCCAGCGCCAGCGCTCGGCGCGGCGCCTCGGCTTCGAGGTGTGA
- a CDS encoding Gfo/Idh/MocA family protein — MEEPVRWGVLATGKIAESFARELREVPGARLVAVGSRTQASADRFAAAYGGRPHGTYRALVEDPEVEVVYVATPHALHLEDTRMALEAGKHVLCEKPLTLNLSEAETLVALASTRGLFLMEAMWMACHPVVRAVADGLRSGRFGAPRQLHADLGFVVQVPPEHRLRDPALGAGALLDMGVYPLTLADLLLGPATEVRATAVLDERGVDVDVAVAARHGEAVSVSTASMTSASPRTASLATDTGRIDLPGDFHHPAYAVWTPVGGEPERIDPPEPVLGSGLGNEAAEVGRCVREGLGESPWVPHARSLRVMQLMDDVRRQIGVRYGADAAGVAT, encoded by the coding sequence ATGGAGGAACCCGTGCGCTGGGGCGTGCTCGCCACCGGCAAGATCGCCGAGAGCTTCGCCCGTGAACTGCGAGAGGTTCCGGGCGCCCGCCTCGTCGCTGTCGGCTCCCGGACCCAGGCCTCGGCCGACCGATTCGCAGCCGCCTACGGCGGGCGGCCACACGGCACCTACCGCGCGCTCGTCGAGGATCCCGAGGTCGAGGTGGTCTACGTCGCCACCCCGCACGCGCTGCACCTCGAGGACACCCGGATGGCCCTCGAGGCAGGCAAGCACGTGCTGTGCGAGAAGCCGCTGACCCTCAACCTCTCCGAGGCCGAGACCCTGGTGGCGCTCGCCTCGACGCGCGGGCTCTTCCTCATGGAGGCGATGTGGATGGCCTGCCACCCCGTGGTGCGGGCGGTCGCCGATGGGCTCCGGTCGGGCCGTTTCGGCGCGCCCCGGCAGCTCCACGCCGACCTGGGCTTCGTGGTGCAGGTGCCGCCGGAGCACCGGCTCCGGGACCCGGCCCTCGGTGCGGGGGCACTGCTGGACATGGGGGTCTACCCGCTGACGCTGGCCGACCTGCTGCTCGGGCCGGCCACGGAGGTCCGCGCGACCGCGGTGCTCGACGAGCGTGGCGTCGACGTCGACGTCGCGGTGGCCGCGCGCCACGGCGAGGCGGTGTCGGTCAGCACCGCCTCGATGACCTCCGCCTCCCCGCGCACCGCCAGCCTCGCCACCGACACCGGCCGCATCGACCTGCCCGGCGACTTCCACCACCCGGCGTACGCCGTCTGGACCCCGGTCGGTGGTGAGCCGGAGCGGATCGACCCACCCGAGCCGGTCCTGGGTTCGGGCCTGGGCAACGAGGCCGCCGAGGTCGGCCGGTGCGTCCGCGAGGGCCTGGGTGAGAGCCCATGGGTCCCCCACGCGCGGTCGCTGCGGGTCATGCAGCTCATGGACGACGTCCGGCGGCAGATCGGCGTCCGCTACGGAGCGGACGCCGCTGGTGTGGCGACCTAG
- a CDS encoding alpha,alpha-trehalose-phosphate synthase (UDP-forming): MTSRSQLVIVANRLPVDRVDLPDGSRGWRRSPGGLVSALDPVMRANDGVWIGWPGGTETDLEPFEDDGLSLVPVELTAEEVEEFYEGMSNATLWPIYHDVVAKPEFHREWWDAYVRVNERFTAKAVEVAEEGATVWVHDYQLQLVPQMLREARPDLRIGFYLHIPFPPAELFAQLPWRRQVLEGLLGADLVGFQMSGGAQNFVRLVRQRVGHKTHRDLIYLPDDRTVRAAAFPISIDTGSFEELARQDSVAARAKEIREALGNPTKVFLGVDRLDYTKGIHARLRAFGELIEDGHFDVEDAVFVQVASPSRERVEQYRILRDEIDRLVGHVNGDLGRIGRPAISYLHAAYPREEMAALYRAADIMVVTPFRDGMNLVAKEYVACRYDDAGALVLSEFAGAAAELRQAWQVNPYDINGIKAAMLEAYRADEKETTKRMRAMRKTVLTRDVTAWAGSFLEALADIRPGHGKAVKPVSPE, from the coding sequence GTGACCTCTCGGAGCCAGCTCGTCATCGTCGCCAACCGGCTGCCGGTCGACCGCGTCGACCTGCCCGACGGGTCGCGGGGCTGGCGCCGTTCCCCCGGCGGCCTGGTCAGCGCGCTCGACCCGGTGATGCGCGCCAACGACGGCGTCTGGATCGGCTGGCCCGGCGGCACGGAGACGGACCTGGAGCCGTTCGAGGACGACGGCCTGTCGCTGGTGCCCGTGGAGCTCACGGCCGAGGAGGTCGAGGAGTTCTACGAGGGGATGTCCAACGCCACCCTGTGGCCGATCTACCACGACGTCGTCGCCAAGCCGGAGTTCCACCGCGAGTGGTGGGACGCCTACGTCCGCGTCAACGAGCGCTTCACCGCGAAGGCGGTCGAGGTCGCCGAGGAGGGGGCGACCGTCTGGGTGCACGACTACCAGCTCCAGCTCGTGCCGCAGATGCTGCGCGAGGCGCGGCCCGACCTGCGGATCGGCTTCTACCTGCACATCCCCTTCCCGCCGGCGGAGCTCTTCGCGCAGCTGCCGTGGCGCCGACAGGTCCTCGAGGGCCTGCTGGGCGCCGACCTCGTGGGCTTCCAGATGTCCGGGGGCGCCCAGAACTTCGTGCGGCTGGTGCGGCAACGAGTCGGCCACAAGACCCACCGCGACCTCATCTACCTGCCCGACGACCGCACGGTCCGGGCCGCGGCGTTCCCGATCTCCATCGACACAGGCTCCTTCGAGGAGCTGGCCCGGCAGGACTCCGTGGCGGCGCGCGCCAAGGAGATTCGCGAAGCGCTCGGCAACCCCACCAAGGTGTTCCTCGGGGTCGACCGGCTCGACTACACCAAGGGCATCCACGCCCGGCTCCGCGCTTTCGGGGAGCTGATCGAGGACGGCCACTTCGACGTCGAGGACGCGGTGTTCGTCCAGGTCGCGAGCCCCTCGCGGGAGCGGGTCGAGCAGTACCGCATCCTCCGCGACGAGATCGACCGGCTCGTCGGTCACGTCAACGGCGACCTGGGACGGATCGGCCGCCCCGCCATCAGCTACCTCCACGCGGCGTACCCGCGCGAGGAGATGGCCGCGCTCTACCGTGCCGCCGACATCATGGTCGTCACGCCGTTCCGTGACGGCATGAACCTCGTGGCCAAGGAGTACGTCGCCTGCCGCTACGACGACGCCGGCGCCCTGGTCCTCTCGGAGTTCGCCGGGGCGGCCGCCGAGCTGCGGCAGGCCTGGCAGGTCAACCCCTACGACATCAACGGCATCAAGGCGGCGATGCTCGAGGCCTACCGGGCCGACGAGAAGGAGACCACCAAGCGGATGCGGGCCATGCGCAAGACGGTCCTCACCCGTGACGTCACCGCCTGGGCGGGCAGCTTCCTCGAGGCCCTCGCAGACATCCGTCCGGGGCACGGCAAGGCCGTGAAGCCCGTGTCACCCGAGTGA
- a CDS encoding alpha/beta fold hydrolase, with the protein MDLIPKPDQVVSAAGNVAHKVLYGGLADLRPMPRTLIDEGTLRELYHYRPVAQVREQGDPVLLVMPLAAPSLCYDLRRGCSVVEHLVDAGRPTYLVEYGAVSFRDRNLGMEHWIEEVVPAAVRETSAHAGGRPVHVVGWSLGGIFTLLAAADAPDLPIASLTVVGSPFDITRVPLVAPLRPLLRVTGGRGAITRAYQAMGGAPKPLVKWAFQLSSFQKLVTKPLAIAQNLDDPDFLAQLEAVDRFTDNMIAYPGRSFGQLYHRFIKNNALVDGTFDLDDRTIRLGDVTAPVLVFGGSTDGIAPIPAVKAVVPLLSGSQEVRFEVVPGGHLGMLTGRDARGSTWVVMDEWIDRWSTDTTEPVTTPAGRAQRRGGPSRDAIGANPRRRYGSGGSRALSR; encoded by the coding sequence ATGGATCTGATCCCCAAGCCCGATCAGGTCGTGTCCGCGGCCGGCAACGTCGCCCACAAGGTGCTCTACGGCGGCCTGGCCGACCTGCGCCCCATGCCGCGGACGCTGATCGACGAGGGGACGCTGCGCGAGCTCTACCACTACCGGCCCGTCGCGCAGGTGCGCGAGCAGGGCGACCCCGTGCTGCTCGTGATGCCGCTGGCCGCCCCGTCCCTCTGCTACGACCTGCGGCGGGGCTGCTCCGTGGTGGAGCACCTCGTCGACGCCGGGCGGCCCACCTACCTCGTGGAGTACGGCGCGGTGTCCTTCCGCGACCGCAACCTGGGCATGGAGCACTGGATCGAGGAGGTGGTCCCGGCCGCGGTCCGGGAGACCTCCGCCCATGCCGGGGGTCGGCCGGTGCACGTCGTGGGGTGGTCCCTCGGGGGGATCTTCACCCTGCTGGCCGCCGCCGACGCCCCCGACCTGCCGATCGCCTCGCTGACCGTGGTGGGCTCGCCCTTCGACATCACCCGGGTGCCGCTGGTGGCACCGCTGCGCCCCCTGCTGCGGGTGACCGGCGGGCGCGGCGCGATCACCCGGGCCTACCAGGCGATGGGCGGGGCCCCGAAGCCGCTGGTGAAGTGGGCCTTCCAGCTCTCGTCGTTCCAGAAGCTCGTGACCAAGCCGCTGGCGATCGCACAGAACCTCGACGACCCCGACTTCCTGGCCCAGCTCGAGGCCGTCGACCGGTTCACCGACAACATGATCGCCTACCCCGGCCGGTCCTTCGGCCAGCTCTACCACCGCTTCATCAAGAACAACGCGCTGGTCGACGGCACCTTCGACCTCGACGACCGCACCATCCGGCTCGGCGACGTCACCGCTCCGGTCCTCGTCTTCGGGGGCTCGACCGACGGCATCGCGCCGATCCCGGCGGTCAAGGCCGTGGTTCCTCTCCTGAGCGGCTCGCAGGAGGTCCGCTTCGAGGTCGTTCCCGGGGGTCACCTCGGGATGCTCACCGGCCGCGACGCCCGCGGGTCGACGTGGGTGGTCATGGACGAGTGGATCGACCGGTGGTCGACCGACACCACCGAGCCCGTCACGACTCCGGCCGGTCGCGCGCAGCGCCGCGGCGGGCCGTCGCGTGACGCCATCGGCGCCAACCCCCGTCGTCGCTACGGCTCCGGCGGGTCGCGCGCACTGTCACGCTGA